One window of Luteolibacter flavescens genomic DNA carries:
- a CDS encoding AraC family transcriptional regulator translates to MDTPSDRRRWLEDLPPGQFRHLFDHLPGTLFFAKDRSGRLMAGNPAFVKRCGFQREDQIVGLTDKQIFPPRLSEKYHRDDEKVIQTKQPLLGLIELFPNSQGKPEWFITDKLPLFDKSGEVCGLCGTVRSYEEQRAAIQPYLELAEVAEHLKTNFRERLEVSELAQIAGLSVRQFERKFRKTFQTTPRSYLMRMRVIKACELLATTNLPITEVALESGFYDHSDFSRQFRKHMGQAPTAYRREKRGAGKTLGR, encoded by the coding sequence ATGGACACACCGAGCGACCGCCGCCGATGGCTGGAGGATCTCCCTCCGGGGCAATTCCGGCACCTCTTCGACCACCTCCCGGGCACGCTGTTTTTCGCCAAGGACCGGTCCGGTCGGTTGATGGCCGGGAACCCCGCTTTCGTGAAGCGCTGCGGGTTCCAGCGCGAGGACCAGATCGTCGGCCTCACCGACAAGCAGATCTTCCCGCCCCGTCTCTCCGAGAAGTATCACCGCGACGACGAGAAGGTCATCCAGACGAAGCAGCCGCTGCTCGGATTGATCGAGCTGTTTCCGAATTCGCAGGGCAAGCCTGAGTGGTTCATCACCGACAAGCTGCCGCTCTTCGACAAGTCCGGCGAGGTGTGCGGCCTCTGCGGCACCGTGCGCAGCTATGAAGAGCAGCGCGCGGCCATCCAACCCTACCTCGAACTCGCCGAGGTGGCGGAGCACCTGAAGACGAACTTCCGCGAGCGGCTGGAGGTGTCCGAGCTCGCGCAGATCGCCGGGCTGTCCGTGCGGCAGTTCGAGCGGAAATTCCGCAAGACCTTCCAGACCACGCCGCGCAGCTACCTGATGCGGATGCGCGTGATCAAGGCGTGCGAACTTCTGGCCACCACGAACCTGCCGATCACCGAGGTGGCGCTGGAGTCCGGCTTTTACGACCACAGCGATTTCTCCCGTCAATTCCGTAAGCACATGGGCCAGGCACCGACGGCCTATCGTCGTGAGAAGCGCGGTGCGGGGAAGACGCTGGGGAGGTGA